accaCCCTATAAGACACCACATGAAATTAATAACTGCAAGTGCTAGGTACACATGCAGGTATTGCATGATATAGTTAATTTGTTTATTACTGAGTTCAATTGAGTTCAGTTAAAGCCATTGATATAATTTCTAGTAAAGCTCATTTGGAATATCTGATGTAATCTAAATTAACTGTTTCAAATGATCATCAAAAAACTGGATTGATGAACTAGGCTTGTTGGAAAATTTGCCCAAGAGGAAATGTGCCTGATGTTCACGTCTATTGATATGGATGTAATCATAAGGGATATGCATGGAAAAAATAATCAGGAACAGTTATTACCTCTTATTTTTACCTGAACATAAGAACTCAGTTGCCAAGCCTAAGGACATAAAGTGCTTAAGAATACTCCAGAGGCAAACAAGaaactaaaaagtaaatattgCTAAGAGAGCTGCACTTCTCCTTTAGTAGTAGGCATAGTAATAAATAGTGGCACCTGGATGGTTTCACAAAATGTTAATGCATGATAATCTGTCTATCTGAATGTATATGCTGCATTTTACTCAGGCAGATATCTTGCTGACAGGAAAAAGATGTTCTTCTTGAACTCTGTCTTCTGGTTTCTGAAGATTTCCTTTATCTTTTGTCATTTGAGTGACCCCAGATGCTTTTGGAGAAtaaaagacactgaaaataaaCTAGGAGATAAAGAAACTTATTGTTTCTTTCCTATTTCCACAAAGCATGGTTATGTGAAGAATGATTATTTCAGTTGGAATCTGGACAAGCAGTAAGTGCAcacttcatttacatattttactttaaCATGGGGCAAGGAATTATAGAGATGCTGGGATGTAGACCATGTTACCATGTGTCTTCTGGCTCTCCCTTGCTAGGAGAtaaccaaaattaattttatgtttctatGGTAGTAATTGTTTCAATTCTGGTTGTTTTATGTGTAacttattgtttttcatttttgagttaCAATTTATAGGTAAATGCTGAATGAATGAACCATGGTATTGACCTTCCTATTAGAGAGACTCCCATAATTTGACAATTACCAACTTATTGTTTTCCTTGGGATTTACAGTAGAAAATTTGGAACAAACATAGTTTTGACTTATTTCATGGAGACTAAAATATAATAGTCTTTACTGGTCTGCTAATGTTTCACCTGTCAGCATGGATGCCCAATTCTTACACATCAGCCATTTGGATATCTAACCTTATTTTTAGTTacattattaagaaaatatattattcaaataatctataataatttcaaaattttgtggtctgtgaattgtactgCTGAAGTCAGAAATGAGAGATCTATTTTTTCACAAGACaaaatttctgtttcatttctttaacATACTGTTTCAAAAGCATTGccatatatttttgtattaatatCAGAAACTTATGCATATTTGTCAATTAGAAGCTCATAAAGCATCTACCTATTTCAACAGAAAATTTGTTAATTTGTTACAAGGAAAGATACCCATACAAGCTATGATTTGCTATTTCTACTTTTGAGTGCTAGAATACATTGTCTGTGATACTTGATAAAAATTTGAGAGAGGATTACTATGGTACAGAATTTTCCATTATCAAGACTGTCATTTACagatttcaaaattttatttctcattattacTGTATATTTGCATCTACTATACTCATTCaagatttaaatttatttctgcattcttaaaaacattaaatgtgggctggagagatggctcagtgggtaagagcacccgactgctcttctgaaggtccagagttcaaatcccagcaaccacatggtggctcacaaccatctgcaacaagatcggactccctcttctggagtgtctgaagacagctacaNNNNNNNNNNNNNNNNNNNNNNNNNNNNNNNNNNNNNNNNNNNNNNNNNNNNNNNNNNNNNNNNNNNNNNNNNNNNNNNNNNNNNNNNNNNNNNNNNNNNNNNNNNNNNNNNNNNNNNNNNNNNNNNNNNNNNNNNNNNNNNNNNNNNNNNNNNNNNNNNNNNNNNNNNNNNNNNNNNNNNNNNNNNNNNNNNNNNNNNNNNNNNNNNNNNNNNNNNNNNNNNNNNNNNNNNNNNNNNNNNNNNNNNNNNNNNNNNNNNNNNNNNNNNNNNNNNNNNNNNNNNNNgagagagagagagagagagagagagagagagagagagagaagagagattagCCCAGTGATACTGTCACTTTTAGATAAAGATTCTATTCACTTTTAAATAGAATatatctgaataaaataaaaatggagatgatgaatatttttgtcttttgattaGATTAAAACACATATTTGGAAGAAATGGGTGGAGCCATGGGTTAATATAATATAGACAATGagtgtttaataataaaaatcaatattcaCGGTAAATTATAGGATAGAAGAGATGAACCAGAAATCCAAATGCTCAGATATAGATGAGGAAGAATGTAGGAAAGTTGTTTGAACAAGAACATCTTAAGAAACACATTTGTACATCTCCCATAAGCCTGTGATAAGCTAGATACTATTTCAGATAAGGCTTGTCATATGTAAGCAAATGATTTTTGTAATTCATTTaatttactttcaaatttttctAGCTAATGAGACAATATGTTTAATTGTTCTCTTGTAAAAGTATAGAGGTTTTATGTCCAGCACTCAAAAAATTTAAACTCTATGAATTTTTACTGTATGTATTTTCAGGAggttaagaaagaaaaggtatagagaagtgttttaatttcttcttaatattaataagaaaaaataaggcAAGAATTCTCTATCTAGACTTAAACCACAAAAACTAACGTTTTATGTAGAAAGTAACTTTTGGAAGCATACATGACACAGTTTTTAAGTTATTCTGTGGTCCAGATCGTTAACAAATACTTGTGTgagtatatctgtgtatatgtgtgtgtgtatatacatatatatatatatatatatatatatatatatatatatatatatatatatgtgtgtgtgtgtgtgtgtgtgtgtgtgtgtgtgtgtaaaattataatataatgattatatagaattatatataatttcctaTAAAGCATTTTATATTACATACCAGATATGGTTCCAAAACTATGTATGTTTCTCGTGCTATATTTTGATTAAACAAAAGAGATTGTTGTAAAGTTATTCACTGTTAACTTGTCACCAATACTTGGACATTTATCTCATTACTATAAACAAGATAGCAAAGTTCAATGAGCCAGTTATTTTTCAGAACTATAATATTTAATTACTGTTGCACCTACCTTTTTTGTGATCTACTTGCAAAATAATATAACATTAGATCAATGTGAATAAATAAGCATTCTCAAAAACATGAACATTATGTTGGAGATACAATTAAACTTAATACAAATTTAAATCCCAAATGGAAATCTTGTGTGAATATAGTATTGGGAGTATGAAGAGAGATTCTGCCAACATAACTACTAGTAAAATAAGTTGTGTTTTAGGTTTTATAATTAAGGTTAGATAAACATGAATTTTAGTAGAAAATGAAATCTGATATTTCTTCACATTACATCTAACCATAACCTATGTCATCATTATGAACATGGAAAAGAAGGCTTGTGATAGCCTCATGGTTTGTGTCCACTGGCTgtataaataaacagaaatttacTTTGTAGGTATTTATAGAATGCAATGTAAACTTATGTATATTCCATTTTCTGTCAGTTAAAACCAGTATGTAACTGTCCAATTTTTGTGTTGATTTCCTCTCTGTATGTAAGGATTTCTGGCTCTTGCTTTACAGGTTTAGGAATTATATTCTCTACTTCTCTGTTTTCAGGGTGACACCCAAGACCAGGCATTTGATTTTCTCTGTTTATCTTGCcttggaagaaataaataagaaccGCCATATTTTACCCAACATTTCTCTGGTAGTTAATATTGAGTGTGTCCTAGGAAAACATAatgagaaaattgattttatttttaaaagtggagATCTTATTCCTAATTACTACTGCAAAAATGAGAGAAGATACTTAATTGTACTTACAGCACCGTTATGGGCAGTATCTTCAAGCATTGGACCACACCTGTTCATGTCCAGAATTCCTGAGGTAAGTAAAGTCAAGATGGattaattttaaggaaatacTTTCTCATCACAGTGAGATATTCTGAGTATGAAGGCAGTTTATAGGGAAAGAAAGGGCTTATATTTATTATGATCAATcaagtataaataaatagataaattttgtagcaaacaaaacaactttatcATAAATGGGAGACAGCATTATTGTGAAACGTTATACGAGAAAACTCAGTATACTTCTATTCTTTAGAGAATCACAAGAGTTTGGATACAATTGTAATAATGAGATGAGGAATAAACACTTTCTAGCATGAATACACTTTGCTCAAGCACACTTTGATCTTACAAGTATCCCTCTGCATTCCATCATGTTCATATTGTTGCCAATGTTCTGTATTTTTCAGCTTTACTGTGGTCATTTTCATCTTCCTTTGAGTGATAATGAGCAATATCCTCATCTTTACCAGATATCTCCTAAGGACACATCTCTACCACTAGCCATGGTGTCCTTAGTGGTTCATTTCAGATGGAACTGGATAGGAGTGATCGTTACAAATGATGACCATGGAATTCAATTCCTTTCTGAATTGAGAGGAGAAATGCAAAACAACATTGTCTGTTTATCAGTTGCTATTATTATCAAAACTGGGAAGTCCCTGGCCCTTACAGAGTTACATATGAATTATAAACAAATCTTAATGTCATCAGCCAAAGTTGTGATAGTTTATGGATACAGAGACTCGCCCATAATCTATGCGTTCATTGTGTGGAAATCTCAAGACCTTTTTAGAATCTGGGTTAGTGTATCACAATTGGATATGATCACACTTCTAGGAGATTTCTTACTATATTCCTCCACTGGGACTTTCATTTTTTCACACCAGAAACCTGAAATATCTGGCTTTAAACAATTTATCCAAAGAGTACACCCTTCAAACTACAGTAGTGAATTTTCTTTGGCCAAACAATGGTGGACATATTTTAGATGTTCTTTGCCACCATCTAATTGTAAGAAGCTCAAGAATTGTTCCATCAAAACTGTATTTAAATGGTTATTCATGACACCACTTGGATTGGCCATGAGTGATACATGCTATAACATATACAACGCTATATATGCTGTGGCCCACTCACTCCATGGGATGCTTTTGCAACAAGTAGACACATGGTcaaagaattctgggaaggaaCTGGAATTTGACTCTTGGAAGGTAAGGAGTATTACACTAAATGGAATTTATATGTTTTGAATGCTTTAATAGAAACACATGGTCTAATGCCATGTCAATAAGAAATGCCGCACTTAAATTAACATAGTTCTATACTGTATTATTGCATAGGTGGCAGACCATATTACTGCATGTAATATGACACAGTCAACACTGGTATTCCAAAGAGCATTAAAAATCTAAGTCATATAttttagttcatatttttaacCACTCATTTGTTTCATGTATTAATTTTTTCTCATGAAATTCTTAACTATCAATAAGAAAATGACTTGTCTTTTATCATATTCAAAAGTTCCTAATCAGTTTACTAAATAGATCCCAAAGAATATCAAGTACTTTTCCATTAATTTTACTTACTAATACTTTCCATTGTCTGTGATCAAATAATACTAATTGCAGAAAAAACATAGAGAATGTGCGATtattctccaaaaataaaaaaacaggaaTGTAGGTTTTAAAACACCAAATCCAGAAAGAAAATTGCATTGGTAAAGAAAGTGGaactaaatttacatttttatgaaaCTTAATTTTGAATTTAGTACTGAATACTTCTGGTAAAGTTAGATTTTtggaaatgataataataattggGAACTTCCTCAACataatattttctattctatTGTGTAAGCCAGTtgaaattaaaatgacaaatCTTTTTTAGATGTTCTCTATTCTGAAAACCTTACAATTTGTAAATGCTGCTGGAGATTTAGTCAACATGAACCAGAATTTGAAACAGGATGTAGAGTTTGATGTTTTCTATATCATGGATTTTCAAAAAGATTAtggatttaaaatgaaaataggaagatTTTCAGCGCATCTTCCAAGTGGTCAACAGATATATATGTCTAAAGAAATGATAGAGTGGGCTACAGACATTGATCAGGTAATTTAGTCATAATTGCAATGCTTAACATGTAGCATAATTCCCTAAATTATCCTCTATTTTTGTTTTACCATGAAACAAATGCttggtatttcttcatttattgacTTACTTTATACCACCCTAgatattttacatgtgtgttaaACGAGGTCTTTCGGTGAATCTCTGATGTGTGAATAACTGGATGTTTGTCAATTAGGATATTGTCCTAATTTGTATAATGCATATTTTTGTTCACAGATTCTACCCTCAATATGTACTATGCCTTGCAGACCAGGACTCAGAAAATCCCCTCAGGAAGGAAAGGacatttgctgttttgattgtaaACCCTGcccagaaaatgaaatttctaacATGACAAGTAAGATTAtcatttatcaaaataataagattgatttttttctcatatatttacATAGTTCTCAAAATTCCTTTGTGGAACGGAAAAGATATATCATGTTTAGGAGTAACACGCTTTAGATATACTATTATTCAAAATGTtaaactctctgtctctctctcttgaattGTATTTTAGTCTCACTATGGTAGATCCCTGGGAAACAATATTTTtcctgaatatttctttagaataCTAAAGATTACTACATTATGACATGTTTGTGCtattcaattttattaaaaatagtaatattatgcatttacaatattttaacctttattcactttacagtctTGTCACAAGCCCTATCCCTCCACTTCTGCCAGTCACATTCTTACAAATTCAACACCCTCATACACCCTATCTTTCACATTATCGAAGGACAGCTCCCCCTTGGATAGCGCTCCATCATGTGTTCTCTTTTCAAAACAGGACTAGTGCTGAGGCCCAATGTGGCAGCCcaaaaaggggaaagaaatccACTGGCAAGTCACAAAGATCGAGATAAATTTTGCTCCACTTCTGACAGGACCCAGATGAAGAGCAATCTGtacattttctatttatgtgGATAGGGTCTACAGAAAGCCTACCAGTTCTTCTGATAAGCATGGACAATAGTTAAGCAGAGGATGACTTCttttttgtataatatataaaggcatatatataaaaccaggtactataatacacacacacacacacacacacacacacacacacacactgtaagtatatatgtatattatacaacctgatctttttaaaaacatacaaaattggCATATTTGAGTACTTCTCACCAACTTAGACAGCATTGTTCAGtacaattaaagaaataatacaaaatgaaacaacatgTACATCATTCAATACAGAGGCAGTACTAGAAAAACACCACAACTATTCACATTGTTAAATTTGATTcagttaaaatgaaaaaaaaaaaaacaaaacaaaacagaatacattGTAGTAAAAGTTAAAAGGATACAAGTAGAAAATGTTCTAAGCCTTTGTGcagtatattttttttcaagaatttttttgagaaatagaATATTATGTAGATATTTCTGAATAAATACTACAACCTTGGGAGCACTGGTCTGTCAAATCTTACAGAAAATATAGACAATGGAGGAAATATGCTGTGCTAAAATTCATAAATTGAATCACAAAACTGATTATCTCATTTATAAGTGTAGAAAATTCGGATGATAAATTTTTCACGCCATCTGTCTTCCTTGACATTATCAGTACTTTCATTTGCTACTTTATTACCAGAATTATAATACAATAGCATAATTTTACCTTTTCCTATCCTTCTTATAAAATCAACACTCTTTATTGTCTTTCAAATATATGACCgattttttaaattgctgttcCAGTCAAAgattttctatatataaaaagTTTCTAAGAACAATAAATTGTTCTGTATAGTATtacttgtgtgtttgtggtaaAGACTATTTTGTTGTTAAAGGACAATTAGTAGGTATCCTCTACTCTAAGAAAGTATCTCAATATTCTCTGGTTGTCTTCAGTTCCCTATGTAAGATTTTTGCTAGATAATCTTTCCCTattccactttttcttttcttttcttttcttttcttttcttttcttttcttttcttttcgtttcgtttcgtttcgtttgtttgttttgttttgttttctttgttttttgtttgttttttgtttttcgagacagggtttctctgtatagccttggctgttctggaactcactttgtaaaccaggctggcctgggacttagaaatctgcctgcctctgcctcccaaatgctgagattaaaggtgtgcgacaccatGCCTCGCTCCAAATCCACTTTgttatgtttattgtttttatctcACATCCCTTACATTTAAGACTCTCTTTTGATGAGATTTTATGGGTGTTACTAGTGATCATCTTGGAATATATATCTACAAACTGTGACAATCTGTAaactccttctcttcttttggaaataaaagttttaattgAGAAATCAATTTTGTAGATATATTCATTGATCAGGACTCAAAAACACTTAATTTTACTATGATTTTCTCTAGTGGTATCTGTCCCTTTCATAGAATAaggactatacttatctgtgtgtgtaagaaaaaCTATTTGGAGCATAGTTAgggattaaaatgttttaaaacatgttgAATATAGGTTGTTTTCCAAGATATGGAGtggttatcatttatttttccaactATCAACTTGAGACCACATGTAGACCAAACGAATTGCTGATCCATAAACAGTAAGATGCATGGAAACAGcccattttaatttatttttccataatatagagcataatataattacaaaagtTTGTTTTCATGAATGATAACATTAAGATATGTGATTGATGAAACATGAAAATTATGTTACAGTATGAGTTTTTGAAGTAAACCATAAACAATTTGAATATAGATGATAATTATAAACAAGAAGCTTGCCTGAAGATGATAAACATTAGAATTTGGATCAAATACTATGCAAACTCCacatttaattttacatatacCAGAAGATGCAAGTATAATTTAGCTACAATTTTTTTCAATGTATTAAGTCAGTGTTTCTTGTAAatgataagaaataaatatatctgaTGATACTTTCTTTTCAACACTAGACATGGATCAGTGTGTGAAGTGTCCAGAAGATCAATATGCCAATGACAACCATACACTCTGCCTCCAAAAAGTTGTGGCTATTTTAGATTATAGAGACCCTTTGGGTAAAGCTCTGGCTGGTTTTGCTCTATGCTTCTCTGTCCTTACATCTGTTGTATTGGTTGTCTTCCTGAAACACCGAGATACTCCCATAGTCAAAGCCAACAATCAAACTCTCAGCTTTGTCCTACTCATCTccctcatattttgttttatctgttccTTTCTTTACATTGGTCATCCCACTATGGTCATCTGTATCCTGCAGCAGACCATATTTGCCATTGTGTTCACTGTGGCTACATCTACTATCTTGGCCAAGACAGTTATTGTAGTACTGGCATTCAAGATAACTGTCCCAGGAAGAAGAATGAGGTGGCTGCTTGAATCAGGCACACCCAAATACATCATTCCTATATGCACAATAATTCAGCTGATTCTTTGTGGAATTTGGCTGGGAACTTCTCCTCCATTTGTTGATGCTGATGTACAAATGGTACATGGCCACATCATCATTGTTTGCAACAAAGGTTCAGTAATTGCCTTCTACTGTGTCCTTGGATACATGGGCTCTGTTGCTCTAGCAAGTTTCACTGTAGCTTTCTTGGCCAGGAATCTGCCTGATACATTCAATGAAGCCAAGCTCTTGACATTCAGCATGCTggtgttctgcagtgtctggatCACTTTCATCCCTGTCTACCACAGCACCAAAGGAAAGACTATGGTTGCTGTGGAAGTTTTCTGTATCTTGGCCTCCAGTGCAGGGCTGCTTCTTTGCATTTTTGCCCCAAAgtgctatattattttattaagaccacagaaaaattctttttataaGTTCAGGAAACCACATGCTATAGATGAATATATAAGTTAAATTTAACCTAAATAGTATAACAAACTTATCTACAGTTTCAAAAAGCTGCAATCTACTCATCAAGTATTTTGTTGAAATATAAAGTTGCTATCAGATAAATAATGTAGAGCATACGCTGCATAATAAAATCTTAACACATGACATGGACTTCAGTTTATTGGATCAAACTGTGTAATCAGACACTTTGATACCTCTAATGACAGTTTGCTTTTATTATAAAACTGTTAGGTATCTTATAATTAGCACTAGACTTTGCAAATAATTTCATGTATTATTCACCTATctgtaataattttgttttattgttattttctagaaagaaatatTACCATGAGGATAGTACATATATATAGGTATTATATTTTTCTagatctgcatatatatatatatatatatatatatatatatatataaaacaattaactAATTATCTTTGTAACATGATATTCTAGGATGTGGGATGATAAAAATTTATGATGATATCACTTAATTCAGTTTCAATTTGAATACTGATCATAATGAATATACTCTGTGATTTATATTGCAATTCTGCTGAAAGTCTAGTGGATTATGATATAAACAAGTCCACAAAAATCTGTTGTTTTCTTGCTAAATGACCATTCCCTAAAATGtgtatctttgtatgtatgtttatatttgaGGACATAATCATCTCTCAAACTTAgttataaataattatttgtcTAATAAATAGTAGTCAGTTAAGATGTGCATAATGTTTTAAACTACAAAGAACAGTTTGGACTCTCCATCTTAAGTAAAAGATCTCCATCATCAAGGCTTGGAATGTATCTTGGCATAGGAAGCAGGGCAACGAAGGACCAATCACTTAGAATTGTTGTGAAATTCTATCTTTATAATAGGATGCAGTTCTTGAAAGTCTTATTACTAAACAAACTTTCCAACATATCAAAAATTGAAAACACTGGCATAAATTCTGGAGATCTTTAGGTATCCTCCAACATACTTTAAACTATAAGTAGTAGAGAGGGCATTTGGACGGAAGGTTCATTCTTTTTGAGGACATGATTTATGCTAGAATATACACTGTCTAGTAAATGGCCCTAAATCTGCACAGTCAAGCATTACTTAGTGAATTACAATTAGTGAATTACTTAGTGAATTACATAGTGAATTATCAAAACACAAAGTCAAAATTTGGGAGAAGCTTTTATTGAAAAGAGGTAGAAGCTATAtagggaaagaaggaatgaatatCATTATGTTAcattgaaattattttgaaattttataattactcataatttattagtatatatgattgatataatttgaaaatttcaaaggtatatatatatgtatatatgtatatatatatatacatatatataatttgaatcTGAATTCCCAATATTaattttcatgaattttgcacTGAATATTTCATTGGTTATATGAATTCCTAGAATGAGATACCTTTGTTTGAAATTTATCTGAAGATAAAGGAGAGATCCAGTTTTTTGAATGTGCATACAAGCTAAGAGTAGACTTTAACATGGGGCAAAGGAGCACTGAAtagagaataaaaatttaaataataagtattttagtcatatttataaattaagagCAATATTAAGAACTGTACTGTAACCtgaaaaaatatatcatttcatcTGTCTAGTCCTCAAATACTCTATATGATTATTGTGTCATCCTCATGGACAAAATACATGGTGGCCATATATTGTTCCATGAGTATAGATCTGAATAATCTATAATTTACTAATCCCTTCTAAATTCATAATTCTAAAATGCCTGTGCCTTTCAAGTAAATCACAGGTTCCCATAAACACATTATAACAAAATTAACAAGTGATGGAATTCCAGACTTGGTAATAACACTTTAGAAAAACTTGgtagaaaatgtatttctatattacatattataagaAAGCCTTCTCTGTATAGTTGTGCTACATTACAAAATAGAAAGGATAATGTTAAGATTGTGACAGGGACTTAAATTATCAAAATGCTTACATATTGTCTTGAATTATGTTGTATTAAAGAACACTACTTGGGTAAATGAAACATACATAACTATTTACCACATATACAGAGCACGCATGCATGCCCactcaccaacacacacagaaacagccacacattcatactcacacatacacacacacacacacacacacacacacatgtgcactcacccCAAAGTGAAATTTATTTAACCAATAAATTTTATAAGGATTTTACACCAGAATCTGGGTGAGGGTTTGCTTATAAGAACAAATAAACCACCACACAGTACAGGTATAAACCATACAAAGGTGGGAAAATGGAGTATATGTCACAACCTTCAGCATACTCTTTCCAGGattctttgcatttttctcattcttctagGCAACTGGTGTGATCTCAGTAGGTTTTTTTTCAATGAATGTTCAgtgtgatgatttttttcctgtaaggATTCCTTTCTATAAGAAAAACTGTcaccttttttatttaattagtattattttatttattaacatttcagtCATTTCCTCCCCCAAGAGGCCACCCCTCCTAAAGTTCTTTATCTACACTCCCCCCCACTTTTATCCTAGAAGGTGTTCCCCACTCCCAGGAGACTTCCCCTTCTCCAgggccccaagtctcttgaggattaggcaCATATTCAGCCACTAATTCTACACCAGGCAGTGTTCTGCTCCAAAAGTGACAGGGACCTTGTACTAGTCCATGTATCCTGCCTGATAGATGACCCAGTCTCTGAGAGTTTCCTGGgttccaagttagttgagactgctagccTTCTTATGGTGTTGCccacctcttcagcttcttcagtcctttgccTAATTCAACCATGGGGGTGCTTGACTTTAATCCAATGGTTGAATGTAAGGATgtacatctgtttcagtcagctgctagtagagcATCttgctggtagagtctctcagggaACAACCATACTAGGCTTTTGTCTtctgtattttctccattttcttcctgacAGTTCTTTAgacaggcagagttctgagtcaGAAGTATTGACTGCATTAGTAAAACTGTCTCTGAACTTCAGGctctatctatctactggaggtggattcttcCAGTCCTCTCTACCCATTGTTAGGCAATTTGACTAAGGTAGACTGATTGAGTCATGAGAGACTACAAAGAGACTggacattttcattctttctcctggccctctgtcactgggtttctctcctgtccccaaaCTCCCATGACTGATCCTGTTTACCTTTACCCTCCCCCTGCATTCCCCCATC
The sequence above is drawn from the Mus caroli unplaced genomic scaffold, CAROLI_EIJ_v1.1 scaffold_14794_1, whole genome shotgun sequence genome and encodes:
- the LOC110288784 gene encoding vomeronasal type-2 receptor 116-like isoform X1 produces the protein MFFLNSVFWFLKISFIFCHLSDPRCFWRIKDTENKLGDKETYCFFPISTKHGYVKNDYFSWNLDKQVTPKTRHLIFSVYLALEEINKNRHILPNISLVVNIECVLGKHNEKIDFIFKSGDLIPNYYCKNERRYLIVLTAPLWAVSSSIGPHLFMSRIPEVSKLYCGHFHLPLSDNEQYPHLYQISPKDTSLPLAMVSLVVHFRWNWIGVIVTNDDHGIQFLSELRGEMQNNIVCLSVAIIIKTGKSLALTELHMNYKQILMSSAKVVIVYGYRDSPIIYAFIVWKSQDLFRIWVSVSQLDMITLLGDFLLYSSTGTFIFSHQKPEISGFKQFIQRVHPSNYSSEFSLAKQWWTYFRCSLPPSNCKKLKNCSIKTVFKWLFMTPLGLAMSDTCYNIYNAIYAVAHSLHGMLLQQVDTWSKNSGKELEFDSWKMFSILKTLQFVNAAGDLVNMNQNLKQDVEFDVFYIMDFQKDYGFKMKIGRFSAHLPSGQQIYMSKEMIEWATDIDQILPSICTMPCRPGLRKSPQEGKDICCFDCKPCPENEISNMTNMDQCVKCPEDQYANDNHTLCLQKVVAILDYRDPLGKALAGFALCFSVLTSVVLVVFLKHRDTPIVKANNQTLSFVLLISLIFCFICSFLYIGHPTMVICILQQTIFAIVFTVATSTILAKTVIVVLAFKITVPGRRMRWLLESGTPKYIIPICTIIQLILCGIWLGTSPPFVDADVQMVHGHIIIVCNKGSVIAFYCVLGYMGSVALASFTVAFLARNLPDTFNEAKLLTFSMLVFCSVWITFIPVYHSTKGKTMVAVEVFCILASSAGLLLCIFAPKCYIILLRPQKNSFYKFRKPHAIDEYIS
- the LOC110288784 gene encoding vomeronasal type-2 receptor 116-like isoform X2 → MFFLNSVFWFLKISFIFCHLSDPRCFWRIKDTENKLGDKETYCFFPISTKHGYVKNDYFSWNLDKQVTPKTRHLIFSVYLALEEINKNRHILPNISLVVNIECVLGKHNEKIDFIFKSGDLIPNYYCKNERRYLIVLTAPLWAVSSSIGPHLFMSRIPELYCGHFHLPLSDNEQYPHLYQISPKDTSLPLAMVSLVVHFRWNWIGVIVTNDDHGIQFLSELRGEMQNNIVCLSVAIIIKTGKSLALTELHMNYKQILMSSAKVVIVYGYRDSPIIYAFIVWKSQDLFRIWVSVSQLDMITLLGDFLLYSSTGTFIFSHQKPEISGFKQFIQRVHPSNYSSEFSLAKQWWTYFRCSLPPSNCKKLKNCSIKTVFKWLFMTPLGLAMSDTCYNIYNAIYAVAHSLHGMLLQQVDTWSKNSGKELEFDSWKMFSILKTLQFVNAAGDLVNMNQNLKQDVEFDVFYIMDFQKDYGFKMKIGRFSAHLPSGQQIYMSKEMIEWATDIDQILPSICTMPCRPGLRKSPQEGKDICCFDCKPCPENEISNMTNMDQCVKCPEDQYANDNHTLCLQKVVAILDYRDPLGKALAGFALCFSVLTSVVLVVFLKHRDTPIVKANNQTLSFVLLISLIFCFICSFLYIGHPTMVICILQQTIFAIVFTVATSTILAKTVIVVLAFKITVPGRRMRWLLESGTPKYIIPICTIIQLILCGIWLGTSPPFVDADVQMVHGHIIIVCNKGSVIAFYCVLGYMGSVALASFTVAFLARNLPDTFNEAKLLTFSMLVFCSVWITFIPVYHSTKGKTMVAVEVFCILASSAGLLLCIFAPKCYIILLRPQKNSFYKFRKPHAIDEYIS